A section of the Cydia splendana chromosome 1, ilCydSple1.2, whole genome shotgun sequence genome encodes:
- the LOC134791432 gene encoding DNA-binding protein D-ETS-6-like — MEPAPPAPGQAPSLPATPEHPSSPANDDDEVLVPTDPEKWDGRDVRRWVRWASRAFSVSAPRAHLLPDSGAALLELTDQQWLQVCSGNEQSARLLRAHLQHARCAAAGLPPPPPLPDHQAPSTVAIPYSKCPKCVPLPEH, encoded by the exons ATGGAGCCCGCGCCCCCTGCGCCTGGGCAGGCGCCCTCGCTGCCCGCTACCCCTGAGCACCCCTCCTCGCCGGCGAATGACGACGACGAGGTGCTGGTGCCTACTG ATCCGGAAAAATGGGATGGACGCGACGTGCGACGCTGGGTTCGATGGGCGTCGCGCGCTTTCAGTGTAAGCGCCCCGCGAGCGCATCTACTGCCGGACTCAGGCGCAGCGCTGCTTGAGCTCACCGACCAGCAATGGCTGCAG GTGTGCTCCGGCAACGAGCAGTCCGCGCGGCTGCTGCGCGCGCATCTTCAGCACGCACGCTGCGCGGCCGCCGgcctgccgccgccgccgcccctgCCCGACCACCAAGCGCCCAGCACCGTCGCCATACCCTACAGTAAGTGCCCTAAATGTGTGCCCCTGCCCGAACACTAG